The Prochlorothrix hollandica PCC 9006 = CALU 1027 genome includes a region encoding these proteins:
- a CDS encoding DUF2442 domain-containing protein: protein MVPSNTLSAADLEAQIDRAERVAQLADAGEPRAQAAHYDRDTDRVVIQLRDGSVFMFPSRLGQGLAGAAAADLARVEVTPSGIGLHWERLDVDLQVPSLLRGIYGTQAWMARLRGDVG from the coding sequence ATGGTTCCCTCTAATACTTTAAGTGCTGCTGATTTGGAAGCTCAGATCGATCGGGCGGAAAGGGTGGCCCAGCTTGCGGATGCGGGGGAACCCCGTGCCCAAGCGGCCCATTACGATCGAGACACTGACCGGGTGGTGATCCAGTTGCGGGATGGGTCGGTGTTTATGTTTCCCAGCCGATTGGGGCAGGGGCTGGCGGGGGCAGCGGCGGCGGATTTGGCGAGGGTGGAGGTTACGCCGTCGGGGATCGGTCTCCATTGGGAGCGGTTGGATGTGGATTTGCAGGTACCGTCCCTGTTGCGGGGGATTTATGGCACCCAGGCGTGGATGGCTCGGTTGCGGGGGGACGTGGGGTGA
- a CDS encoding leucine-rich repeat domain-containing protein codes for MAYKDAQRKIAQAKAEGWTELDLAGLELEALPPELWALEQLEVLVLGKWVNGKGSVGNQLSSLSPEIGQLNSLKHLALIRNQLSSLPPEIGQLNSLKHLDLSVNKLRSLPPEFGQLNSLKHLYLDSNKLSSLPPEFVQLNNLQHLVLSSNQLSSLPLEFVQLNSLQHLDLSSNQLSSLPPEIGQLNSLQHLVLSSNKLSSLPPEFVQLNSLEYLDLIDNKLKNLPPEIVKLTHIQELYLSENKLSSLPPEIGQLTHIQELYLSDNKLSSLPPEIGQLNSLHLLDLSDNKLSSLPPEIGQLNSLHLLDLSDNKLSSLPPEFGQLNSLQDLALNSNKLRSLPPEFFQLTNLQDLSLGENKLRSLPPEIVKLTSLQDLYLHSNKLSSLPPEFGQLNSIKHLYLDSNKLSSIPPEVFQLTNLQQLNLNFNKLSSLPPEIGQLNSIQRLDLTANQLSTLPPEIGQLNSLQHLDLSSNQLSSLPPEIGQLNNLQKLYVRGNQLSSLPPEIGQLNSLHLLDLSSNQLSSFPSEIGQLNSLQHLDFGSSQLSSLPPEIGQLNSLQHLDFRSNQLSSLPPEFGQLKSLQHLDFRSNQLSSLPPEFGQLKSLQRLNLSYNQLSSLPPEFGQLNSLQGLDLSYNQLSSLPPEIGQLNSLQGLDLSYNQLSSLPPEISQLKNLQQIVLNNNQLSNLHLKIGNRSWRV; via the coding sequence ATGGCCTACAAAGACGCACAACGGAAGATTGCCCAAGCGAAGGCGGAAGGCTGGACGGAACTGGATCTAGCGGGGCTGGAGTTGGAGGCGTTGCCCCCGGAACTGTGGGCGTTGGAGCAGTTGGAAGTGTTGGTGCTGGGGAAATGGGTTAATGGTAAAGGCTCTGTAGGGAATCAACTGAGCAGTCTGTCCCCCGAAATCGGTCAACTCAACAGCCTCAAACACCTTGCCCTCATCAGAAATCAACTGAGCAGTCTGCCCCCCGAAATCGGTCAACTTAACAGCCTCAAACACCTTGACTTAAGCGTCAATAAACTGAGAAGTCTGCCACCCGAATTCGGACAACTCAACAGCCTCAAACACCTTTACCTCGACTCCAATAAACTGAGCAGTCTGCCCCCCGAATTCGTCCAACTCAACAACCTCCAACACCTTGTCCTAAGCTCCAATCAACTGAGTAGTCTGCCACTCGAATTCGTCCAACTCAACAGCCTCCAACACCTTGACCTCAGTTCCAATCAACTGAGCAGTCTGCCCCCCGAAATCGGCCAACTCAACAGCCTCCAACACCTTGTCCTAAGCTCCAATAAACTGAGCAGCCTGCCCCCCGAATTCGTCCAACTCAACAGCCTCGAATACCTTGACCTCATCGACAATAAACTGAAAAATCTGCCACCCGAAATCGTCAAACTCACCCACATCCAAGAGCTTTACCTCAGCGAAAATAAACTGAGCAGTCTGCCACCCGAAATTGGTCAACTCACCCACATCCAAGAGCTTTACCTCAGCGACAATAAACTGAGCAGTCTGCCACCCGAAATCGGTCAACTCAACAGTCTCCACTTGCTTGACCTCAGCGACAATAAACTGAGCAGTCTGCCACCCGAAATCGGTCAACTCAACAGCCTCCACTTGCTTGACCTCAGCGACAATAAACTGAGCAGTCTGCCACCCGAATTCGGTCAACTCAACAGCCTCCAAGACCTTGCCCTAAACTCCAATAAATTGAGAAGTCTTCCCCCTGAATTTTTCCAACTCACCAATCTCCAAGATCTTAGTCTCGGCGAAAATAAACTGAGAAGTCTTCCCCCTGAAATTGTCAAACTCACCAGCCTCCAAGACCTTTACCTCCACTCCAATAAATTGAGCAGTCTGCCACCCGAATTCGGACAACTCAACAGCATCAAACACCTTTACCTCGACTCCAATAAACTGAGCAGTATTCCCCCTGAAGTTTTCCAACTCACCAACCTCCAACAACTTAACCTCAACTTCAATAAATTGAGCAGTCTTCCCCCCGAAATCGGTCAACTTAACAGCATCCAAAGGCTTGACCTTACCGCCAATCAACTGAGCACTCTGCCACCCGAAATCGGACAACTCAACAGCCTCCAACACCTTGACCTCAGCTCCAATCAACTAAGTAGTTTGCCACCCGAAATCGGTCAACTCAATAACCTCCAAAAGCTTTACGTCAGAGGCAATCAACTAAGTAGTTTGCCACCCGAAATCGGTCAACTCAACAGCCTCCACTTGCTTGACCTAAGCTCCAATCAACTGAGCAGTTTTCCCTCCGAAATCGGACAACTCAACAGCCTCCAACACCTTGACTTCGGATCCAGTCAACTGAGCAGTCTGCCACCCGAAATCGGACAACTCAACAGCCTCCAACACCTTGACTTCCGCTCCAATCAACTGAGCAGTCTGCCACCCGAATTTGGTCAACTTAAAAGCCTTCAACACCTTGACTTTCGCTCCAATCAACTGAGCAGTCTGCCACCCGAATTCGGTCAACTTAAAAGCCTCCAAAGGCTTAACCTCAGCTATAATCAACTGAGCAGTCTGCCACCCGAATTCGGACAACTCAACAGCCTCCAAGGGCTTGACCTCAGCTACAATCAACTGAGCAGTCTGCCACCCGAAATCGGACAACTCAACAGCCTCCAAGGGCTTGACCTCAGCTACAATCAACTGAGCAGTCTACCACCCGAAATCAGTCAACTCAAAAACCTCCAACAAATTGTCCTCAACAACAATCAACTTAGCAATCTGCACCTCAAAATCGGTAACCGTTCATGGAGAGTATAA
- a CDS encoding DUF6883 domain-containing protein, whose protein sequence is MRSEGRCDHHGQRYSLDFPLTRQGNTAVIRSCWIVRPNEDFPRLTTCYILKKSLP, encoded by the coding sequence ATTCGATCTGAAGGCAGGTGTGATCACCACGGTCAACGCTATAGTCTGGACTTTCCCCTCACTCGCCAGGGCAACACTGCCGTAATTCGCAGTTGTTGGATCGTTCGCCCCAACGAAGACTTTCCCCGCCTAACCACCTGCTACATCCTCAAGAAATCTCTGCCATGA
- a CDS encoding DUF4926 domain-containing protein, with amino-acid sequence MTYTTTLATTLQLFDLVVLNQDFPIDHLRRGEIGTVVEVFDQNSDRPAYEVEFIDDEGQPLALVTLTLDQLLPLTPTQYHRIQRIIQDLKALYAELDHTYPGNPTLVGIKTLERIETNPSLKQRITKAGKEAGLAAIEAALDHPAVTITMAGIKGFVEG; translated from the coding sequence ATGACCTACACCACCACTCTTGCCACTACCTTGCAACTGTTCGATTTAGTGGTCTTAAACCAAGACTTCCCGATCGACCATCTCAGACGGGGCGAAATTGGCACTGTTGTAGAAGTTTTTGATCAAAATAGCGATCGACCAGCCTATGAAGTGGAGTTTATTGATGATGAGGGCCAACCCCTAGCCCTGGTAACCCTCACCCTAGATCAACTTCTCCCCCTCACGCCAACCCAATACCATCGCATCCAACGGATTATCCAAGACCTCAAAGCCCTCTACGCCGAACTAGACCACACCTATCCCGGCAACCCCACCCTGGTCGGCATCAAAACCCTCGAACGCATCGAAACCAACCCCAGCCTCAAACAACGCATCACCAAGGCGGGTAAGGAAGCCGGACTTGCCGCGATCGAAGCCGCCCTCGACCATCCCGCCGTCACCATCACCATGGCCGGAATTAAGGGCTTTGTGGAAGGCTAG
- a CDS encoding nucleotidyltransferase family protein, producing MGAFQDGGAGLVAWAEGGDVRSQVLAIAQHHGAYNVRVFGSVARGESTAASDIDFVVDYDLERISSWFPVGLIHDLEDFLQCRVDVVLANSLHPLVRQQVDREAIQL from the coding sequence ATGGGGGCGTTTCAGGACGGGGGGGCTGGGTTGGTTGCTTGGGCTGAGGGGGGAGATGTGCGATCCCAGGTGCTTGCCATTGCCCAGCACCATGGAGCCTATAATGTGCGGGTTTTTGGGTCGGTGGCGCGGGGGGAATCGACGGCGGCGAGTGATATTGATTTTGTGGTGGATTATGATTTGGAGCGTATTTCTTCTTGGTTCCCGGTGGGTTTGATCCACGATCTGGAGGATTTTCTACAGTGTAGGGTGGATGTGGTCCTGGCTAATTCTCTCCATCCTTTGGTGCGGCAACAGGTCGATCGGGAGGCCATTCAGCTCTGA
- the proB gene encoding glutamate 5-kinase yields the protein MSPTTSPVIVVKIGTSSLTRPETGVLALATIATLVEELSQLQSLGYGVVLVSSGAVGVGCARLGLTDRPRSIALKQAVAAVGQGRLMRIYDDFFTSINQPIAQVLLTRGDLMQRSRYVNAYQTFQELLRLGVIPIVNENDTVAVEELKFGDNDTLSARVASLVGADWLFLLTDVDRLYSDDPRSNPEAQPIDWVQNLADLDALQVQTGKAGSQWGTGGMVTKLEAARIATQSGVRTVITEGKTPQNLRRILEGEALGTHFAAQAGAITARKRWIAHGAIPAGTLYLDGGAVEALRHGGKSLLAAGIVAVEGEFQRQEGVLLCDGEGQSVGRGISSYGSGELQQILGRKTAEIMAILHLDRPEAVSEVVHRDNLVLMS from the coding sequence ATGTCCCCTACGACCTCCCCTGTGATTGTGGTGAAGATCGGCACCTCTAGCCTGACCCGACCGGAAACGGGGGTGCTGGCCCTGGCGACGATCGCCACCCTCGTGGAAGAACTGAGCCAACTGCAAAGCTTGGGCTATGGGGTGGTCTTGGTGTCCTCTGGGGCGGTGGGGGTGGGCTGTGCCCGTTTGGGGTTGACCGATCGGCCCCGCAGTATTGCCCTGAAGCAGGCGGTGGCGGCGGTGGGCCAGGGGCGGTTGATGCGGATTTACGATGATTTTTTTACCTCCATCAACCAACCCATTGCCCAGGTGCTGCTGACCCGTGGGGACTTGATGCAACGCAGCCGCTATGTCAATGCCTACCAAACCTTCCAGGAACTGCTGCGGCTGGGGGTGATCCCCATCGTCAACGAAAACGATACGGTGGCGGTGGAGGAACTGAAGTTTGGCGATAACGATACCCTGTCGGCGCGGGTGGCGAGTTTGGTGGGGGCGGATTGGCTGTTTCTGTTGACGGATGTCGATCGCCTCTACTCCGACGATCCCCGCAGCAATCCCGAAGCCCAGCCCATTGATTGGGTGCAGAATCTGGCGGATCTGGATGCTCTCCAGGTGCAAACGGGGAAGGCGGGCAGTCAGTGGGGCACGGGGGGCATGGTGACGAAGCTGGAGGCGGCCCGCATTGCTACCCAGTCGGGGGTGCGCACGGTGATCACGGAGGGCAAAACCCCCCAGAACCTGCGGCGCATTTTGGAGGGGGAAGCCCTAGGGACCCATTTTGCGGCCCAAGCCGGGGCTATTACGGCCCGCAAGCGCTGGATTGCCCACGGTGCTATCCCGGCGGGGACCCTCTATTTGGATGGGGGGGCGGTGGAAGCTCTGCGCCATGGGGGGAAGTCGCTGTTGGCGGCGGGGATTGTGGCGGTGGAGGGGGAGTTTCAGCGCCAGGAGGGGGTGTTGCTGTGCGATGGCGAGGGCCAGTCGGTGGGGCGGGGCATCAGCAGCTATGGCAGTGGGGAGTTGCAGCAAATCCTGGGGCGCAAAACGGCGGAAATTATGGCTATTCTCCACCTCGATCGCCCGGAGGCGGTGTCGGAGGTGGTACACCGGGATAATTTGGTGTTGATGAGTTAG
- a CDS encoding glycosyltransferase family 4 protein, with product MKILVLAWEFPPRIVGGIARHVAELYPEIVLLDHDVHLVTVAFGDAPSYELVEGIHVYRVEVASSQDFFHWIANMNEIMGEHGGKLLLEEGPFDLIHAHDWLVGDAAIALKYHFQMPLVATIHATEYGRCHGLHNATNYYISDKEKALTEDAHRIIVCSDYMSREVAYALNCPSSKMDVVYNGIRAEKKHRDPNFDYVTFRRRFATDDEKIVYYVGRISHEKGVPMLLEAAPHVLQKLDYRVKFVIIGGGNTDYLKQQAWDLEIYPKCYFTGFMPDDELDKFQTIADCAVFPSLYEPFGIVALESFAARVPVVVSDAGGLPEVVHHGKTGIVTWATQADTLAWGILEVLTSPAYAQTLVKNAYVELERRFRWPMLAQQTEAVYAKTLAQFIASGGQDWEAQDGDPQVVEVRDWQAPAVEVQDLDTQVEIQGGEDSEDGQETDRT from the coding sequence ATGAAAATTCTAGTCCTAGCTTGGGAATTTCCCCCCAGGATTGTGGGGGGGATTGCGCGTCATGTGGCAGAGCTTTATCCGGAAATCGTCCTCCTTGACCATGACGTGCATCTAGTGACCGTGGCCTTTGGGGATGCTCCCAGCTATGAGTTGGTGGAAGGAATTCACGTTTATCGGGTTGAGGTTGCCTCTAGCCAAGACTTTTTCCACTGGATTGCCAACATGAACGAGATCATGGGGGAACACGGGGGCAAGCTGCTCTTGGAAGAAGGACCCTTTGACTTGATCCATGCCCATGACTGGCTGGTGGGGGATGCGGCGATCGCCCTCAAATACCATTTCCAAATGCCCCTAGTGGCCACCATCCACGCCACGGAATATGGCCGCTGCCACGGTCTCCACAATGCCACCAATTACTACATCAGCGACAAGGAAAAAGCCTTAACCGAGGATGCCCACCGGATCATTGTCTGTAGTGACTATATGTCCAGGGAAGTGGCCTATGCCCTCAACTGTCCCTCCAGCAAAATGGATGTCGTCTATAACGGCATTCGGGCCGAAAAAAAGCACCGAGATCCCAATTTCGACTATGTAACGTTCCGCCGCCGCTTTGCCACCGATGACGAAAAAATCGTCTATTACGTGGGCCGCATTTCCCACGAAAAGGGAGTGCCCATGTTACTGGAAGCGGCTCCCCATGTGCTGCAAAAGCTCGATTATCGGGTTAAATTTGTGATTATTGGGGGAGGCAACACGGACTACCTCAAACAGCAGGCTTGGGATCTGGAAATTTACCCCAAATGTTATTTCACGGGGTTTATGCCCGATGACGAATTGGACAAGTTCCAAACCATTGCTGACTGTGCCGTTTTTCCTAGCCTCTATGAACCCTTTGGCATTGTGGCCCTGGAAAGTTTTGCGGCGCGGGTGCCTGTGGTGGTCTCCGATGCGGGAGGACTGCCGGAAGTGGTTCACCATGGCAAAACCGGCATTGTGACCTGGGCAACCCAGGCGGATACCTTGGCCTGGGGGATTCTGGAGGTGCTGACCAGCCCTGCCTATGCCCAGACCCTGGTGAAAAATGCCTATGTGGAGCTGGAGCGGCGCTTCCGGTGGCCCATGTTGGCCCAACAAACGGAGGCCGTGTATGCCAAGACCTTGGCCCAGTTCATCGCGTCTGGGGGTCAGGACTGGGAAGCCCAGGACGGGGATCCTCAGGTTGTAGAGGTGCGGGATTGGCAAGCCCCGGCGGTAGAGGTTCAGGATCTGGATACTCAGGTAGAGATCCAGGGTGGAGAGGACAGTGAGGATGGCCAGGAAACGGATCGGACCTGA
- a CDS encoding histidine kinase has product MEATTDTFNQGSFPPAQLQLLLFVDNRSSSQEQMWQVRRTLETLSDPQTFQLEVMNVTEQPHLTEHFKLIATPALIRLYPTPQQILAGTNLATQLENWWPRWQQILEEEHHALHRDRSGVPLPSSPLSINSSSELLRLSDEIFQLQQDKVDLESQIRFKDRIIAMLAHDLRNPLTAALLAIDTAGLGFSSEDHHKACLSPEMGQQMLQQAKNQLREIDRMVTDILQAERGSNHSLVVQPDRLQLQPLCQEVIQQLQEQISHKNQGISMDIPSDLPMVYADRERIRQVLTNLLDNAIKYTPQGGSIQISMLHRTSQKVQVSICDTGPGIPPEKHSKIFEASFRLQRDEQSDGYGLGLSVCQRIIQSHYGQIWVSSPSPSGSCFHFNLPVYPYAT; this is encoded by the coding sequence ATGGAGGCAACAACGGATACTTTCAATCAAGGCTCTTTCCCCCCTGCCCAACTTCAGCTCCTGCTGTTTGTGGATAATCGATCCAGTTCCCAGGAACAAATGTGGCAAGTGCGTCGAACCCTGGAAACCCTCAGTGATCCCCAGACCTTTCAACTGGAGGTGATGAATGTCACTGAGCAACCCCATCTGACAGAACATTTCAAACTGATTGCCACACCCGCCTTAATTCGGCTTTATCCCACTCCCCAACAAATCCTGGCGGGCACCAATTTAGCCACCCAACTGGAAAATTGGTGGCCCCGATGGCAGCAAATTCTAGAGGAGGAACACCATGCCTTGCACCGCGATCGATCCGGTGTTCCCCTGCCTAGCTCGCCGTTATCGATTAATTCATCATCGGAACTTCTACGGCTATCCGATGAAATCTTTCAGTTGCAACAGGACAAAGTGGACTTAGAGTCCCAAATTCGGTTCAAGGATCGCATTATTGCCATGCTCGCCCATGATTTGCGCAATCCGTTAACGGCGGCGCTGTTAGCCATTGATACCGCTGGCTTGGGCTTTAGTTCCGAGGATCATCACAAAGCTTGTCTATCGCCCGAAATGGGCCAACAAATGCTGCAACAGGCAAAGAATCAATTGCGGGAGATCGATCGCATGGTGACAGATATCTTGCAAGCTGAAAGAGGCAGCAACCATTCCCTGGTCGTTCAACCCGATCGCCTACAATTACAGCCCCTCTGCCAGGAAGTGATCCAACAGTTGCAGGAACAGATCAGCCATAAGAATCAAGGGATATCCATGGATATCCCATCAGATTTACCCATGGTTTATGCCGATCGGGAACGTATTCGCCAGGTTCTGACCAATCTTTTAGATAATGCCATTAAGTACACCCCCCAAGGGGGTAGCATTCAAATTTCCATGCTCCACCGCACCAGTCAAAAAGTACAGGTCAGCATCTGTGATACAGGTCCAGGAATTCCACCCGAAAAGCACAGCAAAATCTTTGAAGCCTCTTTCCGTCTCCAACGGGATGAACAGTCCGATGGCTATGGTTTAGGGCTGTCGGTTTGCCAACGAATTATCCAATCCCACTATGGCCAAATTTGGGTCAGTTCCCCGTCCCCATCCGGCAGTTGTTTCCATTTCAATCTCCCCGTATACCCCTACGCCACCTAA
- a CDS encoding outer membrane beta-barrel protein translates to MKVFKTFAASAFSIFSVVAIFGANPAAANPQGLEGSYLGAGVSIGTTSGGQGDDGRTMGGNVQGRFDVPNAPISLRGSVLFTDENAAFVPMVSYDLAVSENTNIYAGGGASLLLDNNSTTPLGNRDAFALTAGVETGLTDNLAVYGDVKLGINAYEKSLADALSIQVGAAYRF, encoded by the coding sequence ATGAAAGTCTTTAAAACCTTTGCCGCTTCTGCATTCTCTATCTTTTCTGTTGTTGCCATTTTCGGTGCCAATCCTGCGGCTGCTAACCCTCAAGGACTAGAGGGTAGCTATCTGGGTGCAGGTGTTTCGATCGGAACCACTTCTGGCGGTCAAGGTGATGATGGTCGCACCATGGGCGGTAATGTCCAAGGCCGCTTTGATGTTCCCAATGCACCTATCTCTTTGCGGGGTTCGGTTCTGTTTACCGATGAGAATGCTGCCTTTGTGCCGATGGTGTCCTATGACCTTGCAGTAAGCGAAAACACCAATATTTATGCGGGTGGTGGTGCATCGCTGCTGCTGGATAACAACAGCACGACCCCTTTGGGTAACCGTGATGCCTTTGCCTTAACGGCTGGTGTTGAGACGGGTTTAACCGATAACTTAGCCGTCTATGGTGATGTTAAGCTGGGCATCAATGCCTATGAGAAAAGCTTGGCTGATGCTCTGAGTATCCAAGTTGGAGCTGCCTATCGCTTCTAA
- the thrC gene encoding threonine synthase encodes MTATLSSHNTSSHNTSSHNTVLSPTAAHANDRSRPWPGLIERYRDFLPVTAATPVITLLEGNTPLIPAPSLAAKIGRDVKVFVKYDGLNPTGSFKDRGMTLAISKAKEAGAKAVICASTGNTSAAAAAYARRGGLRAFVVVPDGYVALGKLAQALVYGAEVLSIQGNFDQALEMVRLIADRYPVTLVNSVNPYRLEGQKTGAFEVVDALGDAPDWLCIPVGNAGNISAYWMGFNQYYQAGHSRKLPQMMGFQAAGSAPLVHGQPISNPETLATAIRIGNPASWELAMTAKTDSKGTFRAVTDEEILEAYRILASEEGVFCEPASAASVAGLLQCRDQVPAGATIVCVLTGNGLKDPDVAIKHSGNQIHTGLTANVEELAKVMGF; translated from the coding sequence GTGACTGCGACACTTTCTTCCCATAACACGTCTTCCCATAACACGTCTTCCCATAACACGGTCTTATCCCCCACTGCTGCCCACGCCAACGACCGGTCACGCCCTTGGCCAGGGCTGATTGAGAGGTACCGAGATTTCTTGCCCGTAACAGCGGCAACGCCCGTGATCACCCTTCTCGAAGGCAATACACCGCTCATTCCCGCCCCTAGTCTTGCCGCTAAAATTGGCCGAGACGTTAAGGTTTTCGTCAAGTACGACGGTTTAAACCCCACGGGCAGCTTTAAAGATCGGGGCATGACCTTAGCCATTTCCAAGGCCAAGGAAGCGGGGGCTAAGGCTGTGATCTGCGCCAGCACAGGGAACACCTCCGCTGCTGCGGCGGCCTATGCCCGTCGAGGCGGTCTACGGGCCTTCGTGGTGGTGCCCGATGGCTATGTGGCCCTGGGTAAGTTAGCCCAAGCCCTAGTCTATGGCGCGGAAGTCTTGTCCATTCAGGGCAACTTTGACCAAGCCCTGGAAATGGTGCGGTTGATCGCCGATCGCTACCCCGTCACCTTAGTGAATTCCGTCAACCCCTATCGCCTAGAGGGCCAGAAAACCGGAGCCTTTGAAGTGGTGGATGCCCTGGGGGATGCCCCCGACTGGCTCTGTATACCGGTGGGCAATGCGGGCAATATTAGCGCCTACTGGATGGGCTTTAATCAATACTACCAAGCCGGCCATAGCCGCAAACTGCCCCAGATGATGGGGTTCCAAGCCGCCGGGTCTGCCCCCTTAGTGCACGGTCAACCCATCTCTAACCCAGAAACCCTGGCCACTGCCATTCGCATCGGCAATCCCGCCAGTTGGGAGTTGGCCATGACCGCCAAAACAGATAGCAAAGGCACCTTCCGGGCCGTGACGGATGAAGAAATTTTAGAGGCGTACCGGATCCTGGCCTCCGAGGAAGGGGTGTTCTGTGAACCGGCCAGCGCGGCATCGGTGGCGGGGCTGCTGCAATGTCGGGATCAGGTTCCGGCGGGGGCGACGATCGTCTGTGTACTCACGGGCAACGGCCTGAAAGATCCCGATGTGGCCATTAAACACAGCGGCAACCAAATCCATACAGGGCTAACGGCCAATGTGGAAGAGTTAGCAAAGGTGATGGGATTTTAG